The sequence below is a genomic window from Bombus fervidus isolate BK054 chromosome 2, iyBomFerv1, whole genome shotgun sequence.
GAACATCGTTTCGGACATCacttcgtttaaaaaatatttttccatcttCTCACATTATTATCTTCTCATTATTCGACGAATAAAGACGAAATACAACAGTTTTGATTATGGGAATCCATTGATTCAAAATTTTGATCAATATATGAATCGATTTGGCAAATGTCATTCTGGACGAGGCCTTTCGGCGAGGCCAGAAAAATAGATATGTAGCCAAACCAGTACATACTTATAGCGATAACGTTCAACAAAATGTTAACAAAGATTAACGCTTTAACAGTCTATCTCAAATGCATAAGACGGAATAAGTCATACACAATAGACTAAAAGTATCAAAATTTAACAACGCATAACCTTTAAACCAATAGATTTTGGCAACCAAAACCTTTGTATTTCGGTTTTATTAGATTATGTAAGTTTAGACAAAGTAGTGTCCCATAACGAAGTctaaccaaaaaaaaaaaaaaaatacatagcTTCTTTTCGATTATTTTGACACGTAAGCATATTTGAAAGTAAACCATGTTTTTAacaaacaaaacaaaacaaaacaaaaattgttcgaaacaaaaattgcgatatatgtaatatttctaatataatataagtattttattcaaacattCTTCCTGATTTACAGGATatcgatattaatatatcTGTTATCGTGCTTTATAGTGTTATTATTTTCATGTGTAACATGAAATGTATtaccttttttatttattcaatttacatACAATATATGCTTTGTTGATCAGGATAGGTGGAAAGTTGAAGATCACCGGACAGCAcacgtaattaaattaaaaatggttCTATTATCTTGTACAAATATGCATACAATTGGCTTGTTGATCTTTCGGTAAATGTAAACGAACGAAAACTAAAATTAACGAACGTGTAAAGCAGATATGTTGTAACGTTAGAAGGATCTAATCCCAACAGATGGCTCTTCTTGcataaaaagaatttcttttctttgtttatGTATACTTTATGCATTTtctgtatgtatttatagagTAGAAACAGTTGTGtgtatcatattatatatatgtaaaacatAATCTTTATAAAGGCTTatctaaaattgtatttattaaaagggACTAACCGAACGAAAActtgtttcatttaaaattaagcATTCGTAAAGTATCTTATTTTACCTTCTCCAGTGGAAATTTTGGATTTTAATTTCACAGAAACTATTATTCTACACAAGTTTTATTACAAGAAtttaagatattattattccattttattgactaattatatgtataatgacaTTAACTTATCTATATGTTTAATGAATTAATTCGCTACAGTTGATTTACAATTagtttttgtaattattaactatTTTGCAACCATAGaggtttaataaataaacatgtGTTTTTCAACAATAATCTTATAATAGTAATGAcaacaaatgtataaaaaattaatgtaatacatttgatatattttataaagcaaacattatagaattactgtgataaaaaaatattattaatttattattaattttatattgatgAAAAATGCCAAAAGACTAATTTTAATctggatattttaatttcttaatataattattgtttgCATCGATccatgaattttattaattgcccaaatttttcaaaaatatcctTCCTCAAGCTTTATAACGATTGCAAACATAAAaatactatttattttttattaaattttaataaatttttctatttttattaaacattaaaaaatatttcttcacaGAATAAACAATACTTACAATTGAAAAGGAAACGTAAGAGATTGTCAATAACAAATTAACAGTGAAAGATTTGTGAGTTATGTTTGCTTTAAACTAATACAAATGGTAAAATATCATATACGATACGTGTAACACAATATGCGCATATTTGATATCAATTTGAAACGTTTCATTGtgtatttttgatattcttaGTTTTCAAATGTTAGGCATACCGAGggaaataataaacaagtAGGACTTCAGTTACATCTGCGtggtgaaaattaaatttcaaaagcCGGCGAAAAGCTAATTTAGAAGTTCAATACAAGGACTTCGAAACGATTTCGGAAGTTTTATTAAGTTTCGGCGAGGAATTTAACTTATACACCCTAGGGATGAACGGCATATGTAAATAAACCGTAATCGTCGAGTACGTGTACGACTTACACAGCTATCGATTGACACTCTCGGAATAACTTTTTCATCCTGAATACATTAACgcaattaatactacataacacaCTGAATGTCAGAAGAATGTGTGCCTTCTGATTATGTGTCGAAGAGTAATTGAAATTACGGttaaataacgaagaaaagtGTCGAATACGATAAacgcaattttaattaattcttcgattatttattttaattatttgttgaaAAGATTCATCTTACAACTTggtgaattatttatattattattggacACTCTCGATTGACAGTTTCACTGACTAAAGCGCAGTGTTACAAGATTCTGTAATTAAGACAAacataaacataaataataaacatgcTTCAAAAGCATTCTATGacttatatatacaatattacaaaattaatactCATTTAAGTTTTAGTAACTAATACTTTATTagtataataattgatatgaTATTAATGATTAACGATCATTAATGTCATTATAGCATCATAACaatcattaatattaatataatgaaattattgctCTACTGTAACAACaacaaataatatatgaaaGCAAACATGCTAGatatataacttatatttataatgaaattatatttaataaatttgtttttatgcTTTACATCATTTATtgaaacgttattcgttgttacAGCAGAACTCCACTTATTGGAACGCAATTTGGTTAGTGTTCGACTCATTGAATTCCTGTCGATTGAATTCGATTATCTGAAAATGAACTGTACTATATGAAAGGAAAATCATAGCAGAGAGAATTGGTGAACTCCTACTCTATATAAATCGATAACCTCGGAATTTTATcatactaaaaatataaaaaaattttatttctttacaatCATTGACAATTAATATATCTAGCCTTATTACaggtataaagaaatataataatacgtctACAACTATTAACACGTTGAAAAACACGCTAGTTTTACAGGGATTGTCCATGGCGCcacgatgaattttttattatgcgatacatataatgttgaaatattaccTACAAGAGATATGTCACGGTGTATAACCAtcattaatgaatttatttttataatattattttttgcaattatcaattatctcATATTATTTCTTCGCGTTGCTAAATAATTGTTCTATGTTGTTACGTTCCGGGACTTACCATAAAACATAATCCCTTAGCCCATTGTTAGCCGCCTCAGAACGAAGTTTGTTATTAATGCATCACGCTATTTCTAATACTGCTGATCTTTACGATGTTATTATTATCACTGACAAAGAAAATTGCTTTATAGGGAATATCTGCGACTCTGTAAGAAAATACTACAGTCGCGTTTACAGCACGTTCTGTAGATCCGGAAGTGCCAAACTCGCGGCGTTTTATTTCGACGTCCATGTCAATGATTGTACAAGAAATACTCGAAAAAACCAAACGTCGCGGTCGCAAAATGTCGAAGCCTGCTGGCTCACACGCCATTTATGGCAATCCTCAAGCGTCGACGCCTTCTCGTTTCACAGCCGAAAATGACGAAGTCCAGGCGGTCGTCCCAGGTGGCTGCTCCAGGCGTTCGAGATTCATATTTTCACATAACATTTATGGACTTGATAGAAACATCAAAACAATTAAAGAAAGAGAGGTGGAGGGGTATTAATAGCTGACGTATTGACAGCGAGGAAAATGGCATTGAACAATTATACATTAAAGTGAGCCTGTCTGACGTTATTTGCGTTATTAGATCTGTATACATTATCCCTCTACTTGATGTTCTCTTCGATGatagatattataaaaagtaaaagtgAGAAAAATTTTGACATTGCATCCTAATGTGTATGTCTGTATTTTGGGCGATTATAATCTTCCCATTTAAGTGGTTCTGTTatcacgttttttttttttttttttttttttttgacagCTTCGTTTgcacaaattaaatttaatgtccTATGCGTTTATTTTTATCCGCTTGATTTATCTCAGGAAATATGTTTCAGATTGCTTGATCTGTTTTCCACTAACTACAATTCAATATCCACACAAAGAGCTTTGGATCCGCTCCTTCCTATTGATAAATATCATTCACCACTTTTCTTGTAATTAAAACACGATTCGAAAAATCAGCCTATACACAAACTGATAACTCGCCTAAACTTCAATTGTGCCGATTATCACGCCACAAACAATTACTTAAATTCATTTGACTAACACGCTTAGATTTCTATCGGTAAACGAAGCTGTTCATTTCgtgtataagaatattttatttgtcattGAACACTTTCTACCTAATAGGAAAAAGTACGTGTTTTAtacgcgtttctttgtatcCAATGTGGTTCTCATCGAATTGATTAATAACATTAAGACTAAAAGAGCCGCGCACTGTGCATACAAATAGAGCAACTCATGTAGCGATTACCTCGCCTTTCTCGATTTTACGTCGCATTGTAAATCACTTGCTAAAAGCTAATAGGATTCATATATGCATGACGTGATTCGTAATTCCGAACAATTTGAAAGCCTTCTCGATATTTGCTATTAGCAGGAGGGTGGATCATACCTTAGCTTGCAAGATAACGTACAACGGCTCATCTTGACGACTCTGATGGAACTGTGTATTCTTTTGCTCTAGATATTTCGAATCGACCTTTGCGACAAGCTCAGCCAActtctttgaaataaatactAATCTCAACATTTCGAATATACAAATTGACATTGATGAAGtctttgataaatttgatGATCTGAATACGAACAAATAGCCCGAAATTGACACAATCCCTCCTGTTTTCTGCAGATTAGGATTTtgtgaattattttcaaattatctaTCGAAGcggatattttttcatatttatggaaaacagATATTGTTACTATTATAGGattatttattcagaaatattagaaattaggaattccaatgatttctatcctatataataaatgtattgaTAGATGGATCTATTTGgaatggattaaacaggaaacgattgttatttaacatgaactaaatatattaatgtgCTATAACAAAAACAACTAAATGTATTCACAACTCACAACTAATAGTTTTCAACTAATATTCCTCGATTAATTCGTTTTTCTCCCATAAGCATACCTTTCTCTTCTCATACCCCCACCACGTACATATTCCGTAACGGTCCGCGACCATGATCACGTACGTCTTCTTCCTATTCTAACCAACTATTCTAACAATTCGACTGAAGGACCGACGACACATTGACGAGTCGCTTTTGGCCCATTGAAGTCCATTCCCGACCCTTTCAGCCTGTCGACACTTAGGCTTTTTCGCAACATTGTTTATAGCtgattatattacatatacccAATATTTCTTACGCCATCTGTCCACGATACTATATTACTATTTTCAAATCCGCTGATAGAAACACTATCTTTAATCGCAAACCAATCTGTGTGCTTAAAATCAAACTTTTGAACTTCGCGTGCTAACATCCGCCACTACAAAATGCCATTTCAAGGCTCGTCCAAAAGACAGGTTCGTACTCGTTTCCGCTCGCGAAATCGCATAATCTGTTGCCCGGGTACGCGCATAGGTCGGTTCCAATATTCACGAGGAATTTCCGCTcgcttttccctttttccaaCTACATGGGGGACGGCACCTTGTTGCGCAACTTTGGAAGGTTTCGTGATAGTAATGTAGGCCCGGGTCTTGCCAGCGTCGTTTTGGAGGGCGTTGGCTGTCGATGCTGAGCGCGCTGCTTTCCGCTTACAATTGGTTTAGCCCGTCTCATATCCCGTCACAGTCTTAGTTTCATTGTCTGATTTGTCATTCTCCCTCTGCTGATATATCGTAGTAGACTTGGTCAGGGATCCTGGTCAGGACTTCTACGTCCGTTTCGTTGCTGCTGGCCAGGATTTGCTGTATGTACATCCGAAGACGGTTTCTCCACGTCGCCGCGATGAAGTCGGGCGGAATCCCGGGGGCGGACATCCTCTTCAATACTCTGTAAAACTGGGACGGTGTCCGATCTCCCATTTGTGTTCTCTCGAATAACGCCCACTCTCTCGCACTGTAAAAAATCTCGTTGAAGTCATCAACTTGAGGCGTAAAATGTGTAGGCTGCGGAGGgtataataattcaaaattgtatataataaagtGTATGTTGACGTGGGCGGCCTTTGTCTGGTGCATCATATTCTCTTATGTTTCAAATTAGCCATTCTTTTGATAAGTTTTTTCTTCAACAGTTCGTATCGTCCCGTAGCCGGCGGGTTGAGCAATATGTCCTCGACTTGTTTCGTGTATTGTTCCTCTAGGTTCGCGATGACcatgttaaatttcatttcgtcaCTCATAATACGCGCGTTCTGGAACTGTGTTTCTACCACGATAAACCAGAGCGAGACATTTTGCGGCCAAAATTTGACGTCTATGTCGCACTAATACGTTCACCTCCTTCGCTTAAGATCACGTCAGGGTCGCCAATTTGAGGCGTAAGATGTGAAGGGAGACAAAGGAATACTCGGCGTATTAATTTTACAGTGTGTTTATTAATGTTACTAGCGTGCGTTGCCGGGGCCTGATTCGCACTCTGTCACgaactttcttcgtttccctCTTTTATAGGCTGCCCTTTGGGGTAGGGGAACAGTTTTCTCCCTTGCGCTCTTCCCTAAGTTCCAGGGTTTTCTTTTTACGACGTCCTGGCTTCGGACTTCAAGCTAGAACTTTTTTTACGGCCTTGTGCCGccattatatttatgtattcgaTACCAAAGGGCCTATTACTTCAAACTACAAATACCTGTTACatgaattttattccattattagaaattaactaaaattatGCATAACATTCGAAAAGCTTTTTATATAACTCCATCGAAGCTTTATTTATGACATattcaaagtaaaaaaatataaatttaaacattatGTTCGTTGAAACTCTACGAAtccgttttcttcttttagtaCTTTTTTGTACTTgctaatttcatttaaatagtTGATACAACATTTAATatgtcatatattaatttaagatAGAAGGAAGATCTAAGTAAACTATAACAAAGTTGGTGTTACGTCGCGAGGCTTAGtatggatcgtgtttctaaccgtctctcgcggtcctccagcgtcatatacgaatcgtctcatcttcccgacggaacatacaatgtatcaaCGAGCGCATGGTTGCCGcccggccgcgagttccagaaacgtcgatttttgtccgttctttattttcacaaagaaatcagcatacgtgatcatcggcgcgagcggtggcgtgatccgagcgcggtgggggtcgtctccccgagaggacaaggaaTTTATCCTAGGGCAGTCAGTCTCAGTCTAAAATTCATATTGCATACATCGAAAGccctgacgaataaaatcgctagtctaacgaatatcgaaaaatatcaaaagtcaagttctcggtgctttacccatcaaatcgatcaaccttcgggtcaatcaattattgtactttcCGGCACAacgaagtcaaacaatatctgtcgacgcaacaagtattgtaggctggttaaataaatagatatagattatataactgtagattccagttatattcaaaaccaaacacccctattatcccataagaaataaggggatcgccctgctcgtggtgtcgattcgtttaatcgtaacgggaatttacaactcccgttgacgcgcttcaacgctaccgcgtctccccgcgattggaagaaaatacacaatatattttcaattacaattaattataattatatttccaatTCATGCACttgtttttttatcaaataagcCTACACGTTATTTACCTCATATATATGTCgaagatgaaaggacaccgaGGCCTTCCCTTTGGAATCGGAGTTTCTTTTTCGCAATAACGGACAATTAGACGCAACATACCCTCCTCGTGGCATTTGAAGCAAGACACCTTCGACGATGCGGCTGGTCGGTTTCCCCCTGGGTTTGGTACATTCTGCTCCTGCTCCGATTTTATTCTCTTGTGACACTCCGTTCTTCTATGTCCGTGGGTACCACTGTGGTACCACTTAATCCACTTAATCCGGGAGTCTGATGGCCTGCTTCGTTTAGCTCCAGCCTCCTCGTAAGAGGGAACTCTCATTTCACTTTGACATTGGTCCTCCGTCTTGAGATCACGATCGTAAGTGCTAGTCGCTTGAAGCGTTGATCTCGTGAACTCAGTAGATAAAGAGTGGTGGCATTGATTACTTCGGTCATCGTTAAATCTTGCCACCTCGTCCTCGGAAGGGAATGGAGACGCATACCATAAGCTCCCAGAGTTTAATCCTTCAGTGGTCGTTCCCTGGCTACCTTCATTAGCGCCGAAGTCGCTGTTTCTCTGCCACCAAAACGCATAGTGAAACGTTCCTTGACCATTAGTCAGGTAATGTCTTCATCGGTCAGCACTTGCGTAAGCCAACTCGCGACAGGACCCTCTAAAGCACGATTCGAGACAGAAAACAACTCGTTGCCTCGTAAAGGATTTCCTTCCATCATCAGATTGACAGTTGAGCACCATGCAGCTGGATCGGAGCCCGCAGTTTTGGGGTTAAAACGTGGTAGCGCTAAATTTCCAAGTTCCGCACTCGATCTTTGTTCTCGCGGCTGAGTTAACTCGCGCACAATGGTCATGAGCTGTTGCATCGTTACAACCGGCACTGATCCCACTTCTGATTTCGGGTTATCATTAAGATTAGGGTTAGGGGCGCGTAATGAATCTTCACAGGAATTATTCATCGTTGTCACACAATCGAggtaacgtttattaacacaagtaTAGATGTTACAAGATTGGCAAGTGGCTGCGGTAATTAGACACTAATGGCAATGGCCTTAGGTTtgataacgaatccgcggtcaacAGGATAACAGATATACTTTGCTCCAAAGTCTAAATCGGACTCGACTTACTTCTCGCGATACAAGAATCACTTGACTAATTGTTTATTGAAACGTAGATTATTCACCGATCGTACAGGCACTAGATAACTGGCTAATGACGGCAAGAAAAGGAATGACCTTCCGTCGCGatgacgctgcagaggaaaactatgatgtggtgtgtctaagggcacgagatcatcggattcgtcgaggaaagcctccgctcggaaagtaagggaaatggacgttaattagttaatttctatgttggtggttagaaaaggatgctagccgcccttgagagaaagttgctggcgggaagcgtcgttcatgagaaaagcagatttcccgtATTATCCCGTAGTAGATGATAGGGACTGTTaggataaagactgtttgtccgtttaaaggaccttagttaactaaatcctaagaCTTATAGCGGGTCCTCAGGCTAGCTGAACATGTATTGTGgagatgcatcgacatctggtaatcatcttgcccgaagaatagggtctgtgtGTTTTACACAATTactccatacctctgttaggtaaaaactttcatcccgtgaccgcggctatgTTTAGCGACTAgttgtcacttcgagcccaagctcactATCACAAATCTCGGACAATTATAATCGGGTTAAATCATAAAGGCGAAAGTATTGGGGATTTTCCCAAGAATTCCAAAGTGAAGGCtccggtgtcctttcatctccgattcacacacacgcgcgcgcgcgcacgcacgcacgcacgcacttatatacatatattttaaattaaaaaataaaatacgccTATCGTCGAATGTAATCTACGTAAACATCCGGAAAGTAAGATGCAAAGTGGTTTCCGGTATGAATTCTTTATACGGTGCACGTGGTCGTGACACTGGAATGAGATTTCCGCTTTAAAAGCCACGTTGACCGACGGAAAAATTTTGCATTCTGCTCGTGCCTTTAGCATACAAGTATACCATCAATtgtgaatttcaaaattttcaattgccAATTTCGAACGATCAGAATATATATGCTGAATCGAGTGTATaacaaagattaaaaattcaacaatTTCATCCGGCAAAATTCGGTGCGAAATAAGGAAATTAAACATCTTTCTTGTGGAGGTGTAAAAAagcttttaataaaaagaagcgATGCAGAATTCCAAATTGGGTTGAGTCAAATTGATTCGAAGTTTGAGATGGTTAATGATGATTTTTATATCACACACactcgattaaaaatattcaattacttgaatatttaataatgtgtttctatcatataatttttcaatgcaAATTCTAGTTTATTCTTAAACATTATCTTTTTCTGTTATCGTCGATTCTATTatcagaataaaataaataagaatacataaataaattgtaatagtaaataatgtATAGTacaaattagtaaataaaataaataaatagagaaaaatagataaatattgtAGAATAATAAGTATTTGTCAAAAATAGATTTAAAGTTACTTTCTATGTTAATgatttacatataattttatacacaaTATAGTGTAGATctaacatattatatatacttctGTGATCAACTGAAATTATACATACAGGAAAAATTATGCAGTTTTTAACGAAAggggaaaagaaattttatacttatttGAAGAATATTATGGATTTGAAGATGAGACAACATGGAAAAAAAatagtatgtatattatacctATAAAATTgtgaatgaaatataaaatagaaaaatataatggtaaacgtataaaatagaTAGAAATATGAGTATAAATAACCAATACATGATAttgtatatcatataatatggaTTAAGGGTGGTAATATTTAATGACGAAATGAAAGAGGAACGGcagaaagagataaaaataagaattcaaAATTACTGTCTTATAGGAAAACGGGAAATGCGAGTTGTAATGTTTTTCACCTATTGCCttcgattaataaaataatgtaacaatATAACAATATCCGTTACTGTTGCTAACAATCGGTTACAGTTAATTAACTATTAATTTGACTATACAgaaattatttcgtaaaaattttaacctcCACTTTCTTTTCAAACCTCTTCTACATTCCCTTCCTTAATAAGTTGTACCACAAATTTGTCTTACGTTACTTCTGTTTTTTTGGCCGCTTTGTCTCGTCAATTAAATTCGCATTTTTCAGCTGCAGCTTTGCAGGAAAACGGGTCAACCAGAAAGTAGCTCACCCTAGAAGCAGAAAGGAAACTACCCAATGTACAAACACATCTAGGTGTGCGTACGAGAATCGCGGGCCATTCGAGCAAAATAATGGCGCTAGTGGAAGTGCATCGGCTAATTTACGAGTCGACATGGATGAAAACACGAGCTCTCCATTCTACGTATATAAGTACTTACACTATTCATCGTGGAGAAATGGCGTCAGCGGAATACCTCTACGAGGTAGTTCTTTGAATTCTGAATCGAATTCATTCGTCACACGAGATTCTAGACTAGAGAAATGTGTTCAAATCTCATAATTTTTGTAACATACGCTACCGTCTATAAGTATGtcgaatatttcatacaattCTATAAGAAGACcgatgtatttataatattttcaaagttatAATTTACAAGTTCCTTTACTGTTAACTTTGTATCTTTGGCATAACTAGAATCCAATATCCTGCTCTATCTAAattaaaacaagaaatatatCACTCACCAATTTTATGCTTATTTATAGCGAATATCTGAatcgtcatataaaatttcgaaactttcAGAATGTGGCTAAAAAACACACATTTCTATCTACTTTCAATTATTGCtctacatattaattaatatttactattatttttatcaatgtgTACTAACTATACATAAGAAGATTATAGGAAAAGAACACATGATAGGTTAAATCTCTTATTTTCTAAAGGACAGCAGTTTTAAGATTCAGTACATTGTCTATCAGTTCCGTATTACCAAAATTATTCTTATACTTGATTCcgaagtaaaatatatgttttttcattgtcataaaaattttcaaagtatttGTCGTCATGATATTAAAGTATTGCTTGTCTTAATAACGTTACCTTTcacttttacaaaatttaaaactcGATTTATCAacttttaagaaatttacgtatttaaatctgtagtatcgtggacgaaaGGCCTAAGAGATATCGAGCAAACTATAAACAATGTCGCGAGAAAGCCGAAATGCCGACAGGTCCAATGATGTATCGTCGGTCCTTCGATCGAATAGTTTCGCGGAAAAGGCCTGCGTGATCCTGGCCACGAgcgtgtcacgtaaaataaaaaaagagaaatcgaagatgaaaaaataaaagataaaaataaagaaataaaaagagagaatttatttcttagcaCTTGGTTTACACTAACTACAATTCACTTCTGAACTCCAGACGCGACTTTTCACAAGACCGAAGCTCTCACAACTACTTGACTTTCGGCGCAAtccgattctttttctttgtcatccctcaatatccccactacccacgcgtttgttaggcgttCTCGAACATTTGGtgaaaggaccgttgggatattgagggatcATTAGGCACCTCGCTTCGGCGACGTACATTGTTTCCGATGCGGACTGAGATGTGGTTGATGTTACAAGCGGTTGCGGAACACGCGCGTGGTGAGTCTAAGAAAAAAGACAAACG
It includes:
- the LOC139998162 gene encoding uncharacterized protein isoform X3, translating into MRVPSYEEAGAKRSRPSDSRIKWIKWYHSGTHGHRRTECHKRIKSEQEQNVPNPGGNRPAASSKVSCFKCHEEGMLRLIVRYCEKETPIPKGRPRCPFIFDIYMSCVRRRGGCGVPSARHGVLRYVRIIQHAYTSSIWFDILPRDYLGHHAVRRDLRQVYIFNFIKHASIFYYH